A single genomic interval of Koleobacter methoxysyntrophicus harbors:
- a CDS encoding pyridoxal phosphate-dependent aminotransferase produces MELSKRAQQISPSITLSITAKARELKDQGVDVISFGAGEPDFDTPKHIQDEGIRAIKEGFTRYTAASGINELKEAICTKLKKENDLEYDLGQIVISNGAKHSLYNAFLAIINPGDEVIIPVPYWVSYPELVKLADGVPVYINLKEDNDFKIDVDELRNKITSKTKAIILNYPNNPTGSIYNKAELTEIAEIAVENNIYVISDEIYEKLIYDGNEHVSIASLGKEIKDLTILINGVSKAYSMTGWRIGYAAGNHKVIKAMSSIQSHSTSNPNSIAQKAAVAALTGDQEPIKNMVKEFSRRRDYMVDKLNSIRGITCNKPSGAFYVMANISKFFGSTVDGREITNSVEFAEVLLDKGEVAVIPGSAFGTDRFVRLSYATSMENIKRGLDKIEEFVKTIE; encoded by the coding sequence ATGGAATTATCAAAAAGAGCCCAACAGATAAGTCCATCAATAACACTTTCAATAACGGCCAAAGCGAGGGAATTGAAAGACCAAGGTGTCGATGTCATAAGTTTTGGAGCAGGAGAACCCGATTTCGATACACCAAAGCATATACAAGATGAGGGAATAAGGGCAATAAAGGAAGGTTTTACCAGATACACAGCAGCTTCAGGAATAAATGAATTGAAAGAAGCAATATGCACAAAATTAAAAAAAGAAAACGATTTAGAATATGATTTGGGACAAATAGTTATTTCAAATGGAGCCAAACACTCACTATATAATGCTTTCTTAGCTATTATAAACCCTGGAGACGAAGTTATTATACCTGTTCCTTACTGGGTCAGTTACCCCGAACTAGTAAAACTAGCAGATGGTGTTCCCGTATATATTAATTTAAAAGAGGATAATGACTTTAAAATTGATGTAGATGAATTAAGAAATAAAATAACAAGTAAAACTAAAGCCATAATTCTAAATTATCCTAACAATCCAACTGGCAGCATTTATAATAAAGCTGAACTGACGGAAATAGCCGAAATTGCTGTGGAAAACAATATATATGTAATTTCTGATGAAATATATGAAAAGCTTATATATGATGGAAATGAACACGTTAGTATTGCTTCCCTGGGCAAAGAAATAAAGGACCTAACTATATTGATAAATGGTGTTTCGAAGGCATATTCAATGACGGGATGGAGGATAGGATATGCCGCAGGAAATCATAAGGTAATTAAAGCGATGTCAAGCATTCAGAGTCACAGCACTTCCAATCCAAATTCAATAGCCCAAAAGGCTGCTGTTGCCGCTCTTACAGGAGATCAGGAACCTATAAAAAATATGGTAAAAGAATTTAGCAGAAGAAGGGACTATATGGTAGATAAGCTGAACAGTATAAGAGGGATTACATGTAATAAACCTTCAGGTGCCTTTTATGTAATGGCAAATATCTCTAAGTTCTTCGGTTCAACGGTTGATGGCAGGGAAATAACTAATTCCGTTGAATTTGCTGAAGTCCTTCTTGACAAGGGAGAAGTTGCCGTTATTCCGGGTTCAGCCTTTGGTACTGATAGATTTGTAAGGCTTTCTTATGCAACTTCTATGGAAAATATTAAAAGAGGGTTAGACAAAATTGAAGAATTTGTAAAAACTATAGAGTAA
- the lexA gene encoding transcriptional repressor LexA — MYEDLSERQNAILNFIKQELKLKGYPPSVREICKAVGLNSTSTVHSHLSTLEKKGYIRRDPTKPRAIELLDSNYFSLKEMVEVPIVGRVTAGEPILAVENIEDTFPLPLNFVRDDNVFMLSVKGTSMINAGILDNDWVLVKQQDFAKNGDIIVALIGDEATVKRFYKEQDHIRLQPENPDMDPIILKEVKIIGKVIGVFRKID, encoded by the coding sequence ATGTATGAGGATTTATCAGAAAGGCAAAATGCGATTTTAAATTTCATTAAACAGGAACTAAAACTAAAAGGCTATCCCCCTTCAGTTAGAGAAATTTGTAAAGCTGTAGGTCTAAATTCGACTTCCACTGTTCATAGCCACCTTTCTACTTTAGAAAAAAAGGGGTATATAAGAAGAGACCCTACTAAACCTAGAGCAATAGAATTGTTAGATTCAAATTATTTTTCATTAAAAGAGATGGTAGAAGTTCCTATAGTAGGTAGAGTAACAGCAGGTGAACCAATTCTGGCAGTTGAAAATATAGAAGACACATTTCCCCTTCCCTTAAACTTTGTACGTGATGATAATGTTTTTATGCTTTCGGTTAAGGGGACTAGTATGATTAATGCAGGGATCTTAGATAATGATTGGGTTCTTGTTAAGCAACAGGATTTTGCCAAAAACGGGGATATAATAGTTGCTCTAATTGGTGATGAAGCGACCGTAAAGCGTTTCTATAAAGAACAGGACCATATAAGACTTCAACCCGAAAACCCCGACATGGACCCGATCATATTAAAAGAAGTTAAAATTATAGGGAAAGTAATAGGTGTGTTTAGGAAAATTGATTAA
- the surE gene encoding 5'/3'-nucleotidase SurE: protein MKILITNDDGIHSEGLKILAKELCALGDVFILAPDRERSATGHAITVHHPLRVEKIKLFNEKIEAWAVNGTPSDCIKLALEAILPQKPDIIFSGINRGPNLGNDVLYSGTVSAAVEGGMFGIPSIAVSLAVNEIELLPDYNDAARFSKKLALKVLENQMPSEIILNINVPPSNIAGIAITKLGTRRYKNTFDKRKDPRGKIYYWLAGEVIEEPLEPDSDVWAIKNNFLSITPIKLNLTNLEFIDILKKWDL, encoded by the coding sequence TTGAAGATTTTGATTACAAACGACGATGGTATACATTCAGAGGGGCTAAAAATCCTCGCCAAAGAGTTATGCGCCCTCGGAGATGTTTTTATTTTGGCTCCGGATAGAGAACGAAGTGCAACAGGACATGCTATAACTGTTCATCACCCATTAAGGGTAGAAAAGATTAAATTATTTAATGAAAAAATAGAAGCTTGGGCTGTAAATGGTACTCCCTCAGATTGCATAAAATTGGCTTTAGAGGCTATATTACCTCAAAAGCCTGATATTATTTTTTCGGGAATCAACAGAGGGCCTAATCTTGGAAATGATGTATTATATTCAGGAACAGTTTCGGCTGCCGTAGAAGGGGGGATGTTTGGAATACCTTCTATAGCTGTTTCCCTTGCGGTTAATGAAATAGAACTACTACCCGATTATAATGATGCTGCACGTTTTTCGAAAAAATTGGCTTTAAAAGTATTGGAAAATCAAATGCCCTCAGAGATTATTTTAAATATAAATGTACCGCCTTCAAATATTGCAGGAATTGCTATTACCAAACTGGGAACCAGGAGGTATAAGAATACCTTTGATAAAAGAAAAGACCCCAGAGGAAAAATATATTATTGGTTGGCCGGGGAAGTTATAGAAGAACCTTTAGAACCTGATTCGGATGTCTGGGCTATTAAAAATAATTTTCTATCCATTACTCCCATTAAATTAAACCTTACAAATTTAGAATTCATAGATATACTAAAAAAGTGGGACCTGTAG
- a CDS encoding M23 family metallopeptidase, producing the protein MSRFMLITSKLKYLGLFGLLSLIFDAPVWKHTDVNTYQPKVIYSLPFKGKWTIVNGGPDKKTSHSWNVLSQRYAYDFLILDENGQSYTGDKTVLQNYYCYGREVLAPADGVVIDYKDGLKDSQIIGSGATDPWIKDIRGNYILLKHAEKEYSLIAHLMPGSIRVKIGQYVRRGKCIALCGNSGNSSEPHIHFQIQDGESFFTSAGLPVRFKNIEAELAANYKKFDSRGYVEGREFDGAVVWRGLFVWNKQVVEENTD; encoded by the coding sequence ATGTCCCGTTTTATGCTAATCACCAGCAAGTTAAAATATCTGGGACTATTTGGTCTATTGTCCCTCATTTTTGATGCGCCGGTTTGGAAACATACGGATGTAAATACCTATCAACCAAAAGTCATATACTCACTACCGTTTAAAGGAAAGTGGACAATTGTAAACGGCGGCCCTGACAAAAAAACCTCACACTCCTGGAATGTTCTTTCTCAGCGATATGCCTATGATTTCCTGATTCTTGACGAAAACGGCCAAAGCTATACGGGTGACAAGACCGTTCTGCAGAATTATTATTGTTATGGCAGGGAGGTTCTAGCACCGGCAGATGGAGTTGTCATTGACTACAAAGACGGTTTAAAAGATTCGCAGATAATTGGTAGCGGTGCAACAGACCCTTGGATAAAAGATATTCGTGGAAATTATATATTGCTCAAACATGCAGAAAAAGAATACAGTCTCATTGCTCATCTAATGCCTGGTAGCATCAGGGTAAAAATCGGTCAGTATGTCAGAAGAGGAAAATGTATTGCCCTTTGTGGTAATTCTGGAAATTCTTCGGAACCCCATATTCACTTTCAAATTCAGGACGGCGAGAGTTTTTTTACTTCTGCTGGCCTTCCAGTCAGGTTTAAAAATATTGAAGCAGAACTAGCCGCAAATTATAAAAAATTTGATTCACGTGGCTATGTGGAGGGTAGAGAATTTGATGGAGCCGTTGTTTGGCGCGGTTTATTCGTCTGGAACAAGCAAGTAGTAGAAGAAAACACTGATTGA
- a CDS encoding YpmA family protein, whose protein sequence is MSDSGKLELIATKELPINNDLYKLIDFLNKTLKDKNLIFGLSKTKDSMIISVYET, encoded by the coding sequence ATGTCCGACAGTGGAAAATTAGAATTAATCGCAACAAAAGAATTGCCTATTAATAATGATTTATATAAGCTTATCGATTTTTTAAATAAAACCCTAAAAGATAAGAACCTAATCTTTGGGTTATCGAAAACTAAAGATTCAATGATTATTTCTGTTTATGAAACATAA
- a CDS encoding aminotransferase class I/II-fold pyridoxal phosphate-dependent enzyme, with product MIKETEILLKKHYCISNTILEALENVQRDVEVIFDRIDEIREFNQYKVLNAMQAAKVSDYHFNTSTGYGYSDLGRDTLEDVYAKVFRAEKALVRPQIISGTHALTLALFGVLRPGDELISATGSPYDTLKAVIGNGKKDKSGSLCDWGISYKEAALASDGIPNIDTIINEITHKTKMVLIQRSRGYSWRPSLTLNSIKEIIDNIKTINNDIIVLVDNCYGEFVEEKEPIEVGADIIAGSLIKNPGGGLAPTGGYIAGKKELVDMIANRLTAPGLGDKCGPSLGINHLLYMGLFNSPHIVGEALKTAVFSSRLLNLFGFEVSPEFQEKRGDIIQAVKLNTPENLLAFCRGIQKAAPVDSHVMPEPSPMPGYEDEIIMAGGTFIQGSSIELSVDAPIRPPYIAYFQGGFNWHHGKLGVLIALNELLKLDDEHAGNR from the coding sequence TTGATTAAAGAAACGGAAATTTTACTTAAAAAGCATTATTGTATAAGTAATACTATTTTAGAAGCCCTGGAAAATGTACAAAGAGATGTCGAGGTAATTTTTGATAGAATCGATGAGATTAGAGAATTTAACCAATATAAAGTTTTAAATGCTATGCAGGCAGCTAAAGTAAGTGATTATCACTTCAATACTTCTACTGGTTATGGTTACAGTGACCTGGGAAGGGATACTTTGGAAGACGTATATGCAAAGGTGTTTAGAGCAGAAAAGGCCTTAGTAAGGCCACAAATTATTTCAGGGACCCATGCTCTTACATTGGCCCTTTTTGGGGTTTTAAGACCTGGAGACGAGCTTATTTCAGCCACCGGTTCACCTTATGATACCCTTAAAGCGGTAATTGGAAACGGTAAAAAAGATAAATCAGGTTCGTTATGTGATTGGGGTATTTCATATAAAGAAGCAGCTTTAGCTTCAGATGGAATTCCGAATATAGATACGATAATTAATGAAATAACGCATAAAACAAAAATGGTTCTTATTCAACGTTCAAGAGGCTATTCATGGAGACCATCATTAACACTAAATAGTATAAAAGAAATAATAGATAATATAAAAACTATAAATAACGATATTATAGTTTTAGTGGATAACTGTTATGGCGAGTTCGTTGAAGAAAAAGAACCTATTGAAGTTGGAGCCGATATTATTGCTGGTTCACTTATTAAAAATCCTGGTGGTGGTTTAGCACCTACAGGAGGATATATAGCAGGGAAAAAAGAATTGGTTGATATGATAGCAAACAGATTGACGGCACCCGGGTTGGGAGATAAATGTGGGCCTTCATTAGGAATTAATCACCTGCTCTATATGGGATTATTTAATAGCCCTCATATAGTCGGAGAAGCCCTAAAAACAGCAGTATTTTCATCGAGATTACTAAACTTATTTGGGTTTGAGGTTTCGCCTGAATTTCAGGAAAAGAGAGGTGATATAATTCAAGCAGTAAAACTAAATACCCCTGAAAATCTCTTGGCATTTTGTAGGGGAATTCAAAAGGCTGCTCCAGTGGATTCCCATGTGATGCCAGAACCATCGCCGATGCCCGGCTATGAGGATGAGATCATTATGGCAGGAGGTACGTTTATACAGGGATCATCCATCGAATTAAGTGTAGACGCGCCTATTAGACCTCCTTATATTGCGTATTTTCAGGGAGGATTTAACTGGCACCACGGAAAGTTGGGTGTTTTGATTGCTCTTAATGAATTATTAAAGCTTGATGATGAACATGCGGGAAACAGATAA
- the purB gene encoding adenylosuccinate lyase has translation MKEFYENPLITRYSGQEMSSLFSAKKKFETWRKIWIALAEAQKELGLNISDDQIQEMKRYQDKINFLRAEEIEREIRHDVMAHVRAYGEQCPLAKPIIHLGATSAFIVDNADIILMREALMIVRFKVIKCINYLKNFAEKYKGLATLGFTHFQPAQLTTVGKRACLWIQDLLMDLEDINFRLNNLKLRGAKGTTGTQASFLKLFDGDHEKVKRLDKLIAEKLGFSDTFPVTGQTYPRKLDSNIISCLRSVAESAHKFSNDIRLLQHLKEIEEPFEEKQVGSSAMAYKRNPMRSERMASLARHLIVISLNPPITSSNQWLERTLDDSANRRITIPEAFLTADAILNLYMNISRGLTVYPKVIEMHVKQELPFMATEHIIMEAVKRGADRQEIHERIRIHSMEASKLIKEQGRENDLLIRLSKDPVIPLDEDYISKLLDPMNFTGRSEKQVEEFIEEFVLPVLSDYLSEETDTEKTEDEIIV, from the coding sequence TTGAAGGAGTTTTATGAAAACCCTTTAATTACTAGATATTCAGGTCAAGAAATGTCCAGTTTATTTTCCGCTAAAAAAAAGTTCGAAACCTGGAGGAAAATATGGATTGCATTGGCCGAAGCCCAAAAGGAACTCGGGTTAAACATTTCAGATGATCAGATTCAGGAAATGAAAAGATATCAGGACAAAATTAACTTCCTAAGGGCTGAAGAGATTGAAAGGGAAATTAGACATGATGTAATGGCTCACGTACGTGCATACGGGGAACAGTGTCCTTTGGCTAAACCCATAATACATTTAGGAGCTACGAGTGCTTTTATTGTCGATAATGCAGATATTATACTTATGAGAGAAGCATTAATGATCGTACGGTTCAAAGTAATCAAGTGTATAAACTATCTTAAGAATTTTGCAGAAAAATATAAAGGACTGGCAACTCTAGGTTTTACCCATTTTCAGCCCGCTCAACTGACGACTGTGGGTAAAAGGGCATGTTTATGGATACAAGACCTTTTAATGGACTTAGAAGATATAAATTTCAGATTAAATAACCTGAAACTGCGGGGTGCCAAAGGCACAACAGGAACTCAGGCAAGTTTTTTAAAGTTATTTGATGGCGACCATGAAAAAGTTAAGAGGCTCGATAAATTAATAGCAGAAAAATTGGGATTTAGTGATACCTTTCCTGTAACAGGTCAAACATACCCGCGAAAACTGGATAGTAATATTATATCCTGCTTAAGGTCTGTAGCCGAGAGTGCTCATAAATTCAGCAATGATATAAGACTGCTTCAGCATTTAAAAGAAATCGAAGAACCCTTTGAGGAGAAACAAGTAGGTTCTTCTGCCATGGCCTATAAACGAAATCCTATGAGAAGTGAACGGATGGCTTCCCTGGCACGACATTTAATAGTAATAAGTTTGAACCCCCCCATTACATCTTCAAATCAATGGCTTGAACGCACACTGGATGACTCGGCCAACAGGAGAATAACAATACCCGAAGCCTTCTTAACCGCAGACGCAATTTTAAACCTTTACATGAACATTAGCAGGGGTTTAACTGTTTATCCCAAAGTAATTGAAATGCATGTAAAACAAGAACTACCATTTATGGCAACCGAACATATAATAATGGAAGCCGTAAAAAGGGGCGCAGACAGACAGGAAATCCATGAAAGAATCAGAATCCACTCTATGGAAGCTTCAAAATTAATAAAAGAACAGGGTAGAGAAAATGACCTTTTGATCAGGCTATCAAAGGATCCTGTTATACCTTTAGATGAAGACTATATTTCAAAACTTTTAGATCCCATGAATTTTACTGGAAGAAGTGAAAAACAAGTCGAAGAGTTTATAGAGGAGTTTGTTTTACCCGTATTATCAGATTATCTGTCTGAAGAGACTGATACGGAAAAAACTGAAGATGAAATTATTGTATAA
- the yneA gene encoding cell division suppressor protein YneA, with protein MKNKIEIVKNRLSKIILIMLIALNFLCIYLIYFQPKAMSNQEDEYILVIVKQGQTLWEIASEYKPKTIDIRKMIYIIKRENELGSALIKPGQIIKIPTSF; from the coding sequence TTGAAAAATAAGATTGAAATTGTAAAAAACAGATTAAGTAAAATTATTCTGATAATGCTAATTGCATTGAATTTCTTATGTATATATTTAATATATTTCCAGCCCAAAGCTATGAGCAATCAAGAAGATGAATATATATTAGTAATTGTTAAGCAGGGACAAACTTTATGGGAAATTGCTTCAGAATATAAACCCAAAACTATTGATATTCGAAAGATGATTTATATAATTAAGAGAGAAAATGAATTAGGATCTGCTTTGATAAAACCTGGTCAGATAATAAAAATCCCAACTAGTTTTTAA